Proteins encoded together in one Jaculus jaculus isolate mJacJac1 chromosome 7, mJacJac1.mat.Y.cur, whole genome shotgun sequence window:
- the Srsf5 gene encoding serine/arginine-rich splicing factor 5 isoform X1, producing the protein MSGCRVFIGRLNPAAREKDVERFFKGYGRIRDIDLKRGFGFVEFEDPRDADDAVYELDGKELCSERVTIEHARARSRGGRGRGRYSDRFSSRRPRNDRRNAPPVRTENRLIVENLSSRVSWQDLKDFMRQAGEVTFADAHRPKLNEGVVEFASYGDLKNAIEKLSGKEINGRKIKLIEGSKRHSRSRSRSRSRSRSSSRSRSRSRSRRSKSYSRSRSRSRSRSKSRSVSRSPVPEKSQKRGSSSRSKSPASVDRQRSRSRSRSRSRSVDSGN; encoded by the exons ATGAGCGGCTGTCGCGTGTTCATCGGGAGACTAAACCCAGCAGCGAGGGAGAAAGACGTGGAAAGGTTCTTCAAGGGTTACGGGCGGATCAGAGATATCGATCTGAAAAGAGGTTTTGGTTTTGTG GAATTTGAGGACCCAAGGGATGCAGATGATGCTGTTTATGAACTTGACGGAAAAGAACTTTGCAGCGAAAG agtTACTATTGAACATGCTCGGGCTCGGTCTCGAGGTGGACGAGGCAGAGGACGCTACTCTGACCGTTTTAGCAGTCGCAGACCTCGAAATGATAGACG aaatgcTCCACCTGTAAGAACAGAAAATCGACTTATAGTTGAGAATTTATCCTCAAGAGTCAGCTGGCAG GATCTCAAAGATTTCATGAGACAAGCTGGGGAAGTAACCTTTGCAGATGCCCATCGACCTAAATTAAATGAAGG GGTGGTTGAATTTGCCTCTTATGGTGACTTAAAGAATGCTATTGAAAAACTTTctggaaaagaaataaatgggagaaaaataaaattaattgaagGCAGCAAAAGGCAcag TAGGTCAAGAAGCAGGTCACGATCACGGAGCAGGAGTTCCTCTAGATCACGGAGCCGGTCTCGTTCCCGTAGAAGCAAGTCTTACAGCCGGTCAAGGAGCCGGAGTCGGAGCCGAAGCAAGTCTCGTTCTGTTAGTAGGTCTCCTGTGCCTGAGAAGAGCCAGAAACGTGGTTCTTCAAGTAGATCCAAGTCTCCAGCATCTGTGGATCGCCAGAGGTCCCGGTCCAGGTCAAGGTCCAGGTCCAGATCAGTTGATAGTGGCAATTAA
- the Srsf5 gene encoding serine/arginine-rich splicing factor 5 isoform X2, whose amino-acid sequence MSGCRVFIGRLNPAAREKDVERFFKGYGRIRDIDLKRGFGFVEFEDPRDADDAVYELDGKELCSERVTIEHARARSRGGRGRGRYSDRFSSRRPRNDRRNAPPVRTENRLIVENLSSRVSWQDLKDFMRQAGEVTFADAHRPKLNEGVVEFASYGDLKNAIEKLSGKEINGRKIKLIEGSKRHRSRSRSRSRSRSSSRSRSRSRSRRSKSYSRSRSRSRSRSKSRSVSRSPVPEKSQKRGSSSRSKSPASVDRQRSRSRSRSRSRSVDSGN is encoded by the exons ATGAGCGGCTGTCGCGTGTTCATCGGGAGACTAAACCCAGCAGCGAGGGAGAAAGACGTGGAAAGGTTCTTCAAGGGTTACGGGCGGATCAGAGATATCGATCTGAAAAGAGGTTTTGGTTTTGTG GAATTTGAGGACCCAAGGGATGCAGATGATGCTGTTTATGAACTTGACGGAAAAGAACTTTGCAGCGAAAG agtTACTATTGAACATGCTCGGGCTCGGTCTCGAGGTGGACGAGGCAGAGGACGCTACTCTGACCGTTTTAGCAGTCGCAGACCTCGAAATGATAGACG aaatgcTCCACCTGTAAGAACAGAAAATCGACTTATAGTTGAGAATTTATCCTCAAGAGTCAGCTGGCAG GATCTCAAAGATTTCATGAGACAAGCTGGGGAAGTAACCTTTGCAGATGCCCATCGACCTAAATTAAATGAAGG GGTGGTTGAATTTGCCTCTTATGGTGACTTAAAGAATGCTATTGAAAAACTTTctggaaaagaaataaatgggagaaaaataaaattaattgaagGCAGCAAAAGGCAcag GTCAAGAAGCAGGTCACGATCACGGAGCAGGAGTTCCTCTAGATCACGGAGCCGGTCTCGTTCCCGTAGAAGCAAGTCTTACAGCCGGTCAAGGAGCCGGAGTCGGAGCCGAAGCAAGTCTCGTTCTGTTAGTAGGTCTCCTGTGCCTGAGAAGAGCCAGAAACGTGGTTCTTCAAGTAGATCCAAGTCTCCAGCATCTGTGGATCGCCAGAGGTCCCGGTCCAGGTCAAGGTCCAGGTCCAGATCAGTTGATAGTGGCAATTAA